One Desulfonatronum thiodismutans DNA segment encodes these proteins:
- a CDS encoding HIT family protein encodes MSTCIFCEIVRGAIPSATIHVTPNTMAFLDISPVHPGHALVIPKAHHATLWDLPPDLGNELLEAMQTVAGAIRAATKADGLNVMMNNYRAAGQLVDHAHFHLIPRYEGDGLQLWPQAAYPSPEAMQSAAESIRAALNRLR; translated from the coding sequence ATGTCCACCTGCATCTTTTGCGAGATCGTCCGGGGCGCGATTCCGTCCGCGACGATTCACGTCACGCCGAACACCATGGCTTTTCTGGATATTTCCCCGGTTCATCCAGGTCACGCCCTGGTCATACCCAAGGCGCACCACGCCACGCTGTGGGATCTGCCTCCGGATTTGGGCAATGAGTTGCTGGAGGCGATGCAGACGGTTGCCGGAGCGATCCGCGCCGCCACGAAGGCCGACGGCCTGAACGTGATGATGAACAATTACCGAGCCGCCGGACAGCTGGTGGATCATGCCCACTTCCATTTGATCCCCCGGTATGAGGGCGATGGTTTGCAGCTTTGGCCGCAAGCGGCGTATCCCAGCCCGGAAGCGATGCAGTCCGCCGCCGAGTCCATTCGGGCCGCGTTGAACAGGTTGCGCTGA
- a CDS encoding integration host factor subunit alpha, protein MSRTLTKAEIVDTIYDKVDRSRGEVKKVVESLLSIMKTAVKRDHALLISGFGKFEAYPKKARKGRNPQTSETITLDPRKVIVFRLSKKFRAEINPQ, encoded by the coding sequence ATGAGCAGAACACTGACAAAAGCGGAAATCGTGGACACCATTTACGACAAGGTGGATCGAAGTCGGGGCGAGGTGAAAAAAGTGGTGGAGTCCCTGCTGTCGATCATGAAGACCGCCGTGAAGCGGGATCATGCGTTGCTGATCAGCGGTTTCGGCAAGTTCGAGGCCTACCCGAAAAAAGCCCGCAAGGGACGCAACCCGCAGACCAGCGAGACCATCACCCTGGACCCGCGCAAGGTCATTGTTTTTCGGCTTTCCAAAAAATTTCGGGCCGAAATCAATCCGCAATAA